One window of Equus caballus isolate H_3958 breed thoroughbred chromosome 3, TB-T2T, whole genome shotgun sequence genomic DNA carries:
- the LOC138923319 gene encoding ral guanine nucleotide dissociation stimulator-like: MIFSYVEGNVLSCRNEEFKLIKDIKLIQKAANLYTVQPNEHFGAWFQAVEPLSEEASYSLSCQLEPQYQWTRNIRLYFKDKKSHFSSRQGLYTRPPKKSPVVADDAPETS, translated from the exons ATGATCTTCAgttatgtggag ggcaatgtgctcagCTGTCGGAATGAG gaaTTCAAACTCATCAAGGACATCAAGCTTATCCagaaggctgcaaatctgtaTACCGTGCAGCCCAAtgagcactttggggcctggttccaggccgtggagcccctgagTGAGGAGgcgag ctacagcctgtcctgtcaGCTGGAGCCCCAGTACCAGTGGACCAGAAATATTCGACTGTACTTCAAAGACAAGAAGAGCCACTTCTCTTCCCGCCAAGGGCTGT ACACCAGGCCCCCAAAAAAGAGCCCAGTGGTGGCAGATGatgctcctgagaccagctga